Proteins encoded together in one Candidatus Sulfotelmatobacter sp. window:
- a CDS encoding carbon starvation CstA family protein has product MNKTFSMLGWVAVSAVGTAAVGVVAVRRGEAINAMWLVVAATCCYALGYRFYSKFIAAKILALDGLRATPAERLENGRDFLVTNKWVVFGHHFAAIAGPGPLVGPVLAVQFGYLPGTLWVLAGAVFGGCVQDFVILLFSVRRDGKSLTEMAKEEIGRVGGFVAYTAVIAILVILLGVAALIVVNALKDSPWGTFTIAMTIPIALLMGLYLRRIRPGKVLEVSMLGFILVLLAIRGGQWASQNPTMAAAFTLQGATLAKLIIVYGFAASALPVWLLLAPRDYLSTFVKLGTIALLGIGIVVLHPTLHMPAFTRFVDGSGPVFAGKIFPFAFITIACGAISGFHSLISSGTTPKLIARETQTRMVGYGAMMAESAVAVMAIIAACVLQPGVYFAINSPAGLVGQNAIAATATISSWGFPVTAADMQALALAVGEQTLFNRTGGAPAFAMGMAHIFSQSLGGAGVMALWYHFAVMFEALFILTVLDAGTRVARFMIQDALGHIYKPLGRTSWYPSILATSALVVGAWGYFLWQGVKDPLGGINSLWPLFGIANQLLATVALCVATTIIIKVNRIKTHRTRYAAVTLVPLAWLVAVTFTASWHKIFDPNPRVGFLAQARVLAAGPPSSATARLIFNNRLDAVVTAVLVAMVALVLVESVRQWIGVLSGREEARVKETPFVMTRLAEERG; this is encoded by the coding sequence ATGAACAAGACATTCTCGATGCTGGGGTGGGTAGCGGTAAGCGCGGTCGGGACGGCGGCGGTTGGAGTGGTTGCGGTTCGTCGCGGCGAGGCGATCAATGCCATGTGGCTGGTGGTGGCCGCGACGTGCTGCTATGCGCTGGGATACCGCTTTTATAGCAAGTTCATCGCGGCGAAAATTCTGGCGCTCGATGGGCTGCGGGCCACGCCCGCGGAGCGCCTGGAAAACGGCCGCGATTTTCTGGTCACCAATAAGTGGGTTGTGTTCGGGCATCATTTCGCCGCCATCGCGGGCCCGGGGCCGCTTGTTGGTCCAGTGCTGGCTGTGCAATTTGGATATCTTCCCGGAACTTTGTGGGTGCTGGCCGGCGCTGTTTTTGGGGGATGTGTGCAGGATTTCGTAATTCTGCTTTTCTCGGTACGCCGCGATGGCAAGTCGCTTACCGAAATGGCGAAAGAAGAGATCGGGCGCGTCGGCGGTTTTGTGGCCTATACGGCGGTGATTGCGATTCTGGTGATACTGCTTGGCGTGGCCGCGCTCATTGTCGTCAATGCGCTGAAAGACAGTCCCTGGGGCACGTTCACGATTGCAATGACGATTCCGATTGCGCTGCTGATGGGGCTTTACCTGCGGAGGATTCGTCCCGGTAAAGTGCTGGAAGTCTCGATGCTCGGATTTATTCTGGTGCTGCTGGCGATCCGGGGCGGGCAATGGGCTTCGCAGAATCCTACGATGGCAGCCGCGTTCACGTTGCAGGGAGCCACGCTCGCGAAACTGATCATCGTTTACGGATTTGCTGCGTCCGCTCTGCCGGTGTGGCTGCTGCTGGCTCCGCGCGATTATCTCAGCACGTTTGTGAAGCTGGGGACGATTGCGCTGCTGGGCATTGGCATTGTGGTGTTACATCCCACGCTGCACATGCCCGCATTCACTCGCTTTGTGGATGGATCGGGGCCGGTGTTTGCAGGGAAGATTTTTCCGTTTGCGTTCATTACCATCGCGTGCGGCGCGATCAGCGGCTTCCATTCTTTGATTTCGAGCGGGACGACGCCCAAGCTCATCGCGCGCGAGACCCAGACTCGCATGGTGGGCTACGGCGCCATGATGGCGGAATCGGCCGTCGCGGTCATGGCGATCATTGCGGCCTGCGTATTGCAACCCGGCGTGTACTTTGCCATTAACAGTCCCGCAGGCCTGGTTGGGCAGAACGCGATCGCCGCGACCGCTACGATTTCATCCTGGGGATTTCCCGTGACCGCCGCCGACATGCAGGCTTTGGCGCTCGCCGTGGGCGAGCAGACATTGTTCAATCGCACCGGAGGAGCGCCGGCATTCGCTATGGGCATGGCGCATATCTTCTCGCAGAGCCTGGGCGGGGCTGGCGTGATGGCGCTCTGGTATCACTTCGCCGTGATGTTCGAGGCGCTGTTCATCCTGACCGTCCTGGATGCCGGCACTCGCGTCGCACGCTTCATGATTCAGGATGCGCTCGGGCATATTTACAAACCGCTAGGGAGAACGAGTTGGTACCCGTCGATTCTGGCGACCAGTGCGCTGGTCGTGGGCGCGTGGGGATATTTTCTGTGGCAAGGCGTGAAAGATCCACTGGGCGGGATCAATTCGCTGTGGCCGTTGTTTGGAATTGCCAATCAGTTGCTCGCGACGGTGGCGCTGTGCGTGGCCACGACGATCATTATCAAAGTGAACAGGATCAAGACGCACCGGACTCGCTATGCCGCGGTCACGCTGGTGCCGCTGGCGTGGCTGGTGGCCGTCACCTTTACGGCGTCGTGGCACAAGATTTTCGATCCGAATCCGCGAGTTGGATTTCTGGCACAGGCGCGGGTCTTGGCGGCGGGGCCGCCGAGCAGCGCAACGGCGCGTCTGATCTTCAATAACCGGCTCGATGCCGTCGTGACGGCCGTTCTAGTTGCGATGGTGGCGCTGGTGCTGGTTGAGTCCGTGCGGCAATGGATCGGCGTTCTGAGCGGAAGGGAAGAGGCCCGGGTGAAGGAGACTCCGTTTGTGATGACGCGCCTTGCGGAGGAGCGCGGATGA
- a CDS encoding ATP-dependent 6-phosphofructokinase — protein MKIGMLTGGGDCPGLNAVIRAVVRKGVFHYHDEFLGFMEGWRGLIEDKSMVLNLDAVGGILPRGGTILRTSRTNPSKRPDGIDRCTATIAKHKIDALVAIGGDDTLSVAQKLHETGIKVVGVPKTIDNDLSGTDYTFGFDTACNVVCEAIDRIHTTAEAHNRVMVVEVMGRDAGWIALYSGVAGGADVILIPERPFDIAKVAESIRQRHERGRYFSIVVVAEGAKFSSDAGAPVLQDMGKDEFGHAKLGGIANILSREIEKRTGFETRAVVLGHIQRGGSPSAFDRVLATRYGLGAIDMVHRGEFGRMAALRSNKIVSIPLKEAIAKNRVVDNEMIQIVDGLFEETSVKEAASK, from the coding sequence ATGAAAATCGGTATGTTAACCGGCGGGGGCGATTGTCCGGGGCTGAATGCCGTCATCCGCGCGGTGGTGCGCAAAGGCGTCTTTCACTATCACGATGAATTCCTGGGCTTTATGGAAGGCTGGCGCGGCTTGATCGAAGACAAGAGCATGGTGCTCAACCTGGACGCGGTGGGCGGCATTCTGCCCCGCGGAGGAACCATCCTACGCACCTCACGCACCAATCCGTCGAAACGCCCAGACGGAATTGACCGCTGCACCGCTACCATTGCCAAGCACAAAATTGACGCACTGGTAGCCATTGGCGGCGACGACACTCTATCGGTCGCGCAAAAACTTCACGAGACTGGAATCAAAGTGGTCGGCGTGCCCAAGACTATCGACAACGACCTTAGCGGAACAGATTATACCTTCGGCTTTGATACGGCATGTAATGTAGTCTGCGAAGCCATCGACCGCATCCACACCACGGCGGAAGCCCATAACCGCGTCATGGTGGTCGAAGTCATGGGACGCGACGCAGGCTGGATCGCTCTCTACAGCGGAGTCGCCGGCGGCGCCGACGTGATCCTGATCCCCGAACGCCCCTTCGACATCGCCAAGGTCGCCGAATCGATTCGCCAGCGCCACGAGCGCGGCCGTTATTTCTCGATTGTCGTGGTCGCCGAGGGTGCGAAGTTTTCCTCCGATGCCGGCGCGCCGGTCTTACAGGATATGGGCAAAGACGAATTTGGCCATGCCAAACTCGGCGGCATCGCCAACATTCTGTCCCGCGAAATCGAAAAGCGTACCGGTTTTGAAACCCGCGCGGTTGTCCTGGGCCACATTCAGCGCGGCGGTTCGCCCAGCGCTTTTGACCGCGTGCTCGCCACCCGCTACGGCCTGGGCGCGATCGATATGGTGCATCGCGGCGAGTTTGGCCGCATGGCCGCGCTCCGCTCCAACAAGATTGTCTCCATTCCCCTGAAGGAGGCCATCGCTAAGAACCGTGTCGTCGACAACGAAATGATTCAGATCGTTGACGGCCTCTTCGAAGAGACCAGCGTGAAGGAAGCTGCAAGCAAGTAG